The Neovison vison isolate M4711 chromosome 5, ASM_NN_V1, whole genome shotgun sequence genome includes a region encoding these proteins:
- the LOC122906935 gene encoding LOW QUALITY PROTEIN: PHD finger protein 24-like (The sequence of the model RefSeq protein was modified relative to this genomic sequence to represent the inferred CDS: inserted 1 base in 1 codon; deleted 1 base in 1 codon), translating to MGVLMSKRQTVEQVQEVSLAVSAFKDGLRDRPSIRRTGELPGSRRGTGEGSVQEVQEEKEAEASTPELQEESSTKRAAWERLRAGRGAEPEEFDRSNRFPPPAFTRPTRKLDDDKPPDTCLEPRELVVSDELCDVCEVWTAESLFPCRICTRVFHEGCLRRMGYIQGDSVAEVTETAHAEPGRSCHXCDNLNLLLTEEEMYSLTETFQQCQVIPDCSLTLEDFLRYRHQAAKRGDSNRALSEEQEEQAARQFAALHPEHRGHIEWSDFLSHESLLLLQQLRPQNSLLRLLTVKERERARATFLAARGNWSTISEAECHAAQHSWFCKRLAEAPSCSVSISHAGPIADSSPASSSSSKSQDKALLPTEQESRFVDWPTFLRENVVYILAARPNSAAIHLKPPG from the exons ATGGGGGTGTTGATGTCCAAGCGGCAGACGGTAGAGCAGGTACAGGAGGTGAGCCTGGCTGTGTCTGCTTTCAAGGATGGACTACGGGACAGGCCTTCCATCCGGCGCACCGGTGAGCTTCCAGGGTCCCGCCGAGGCACTGGAGAGGGCTCTGTCCAGGAGgtccaggaggagaaggaagcagaggcaaGTACCCCAGAGCTGCAAGAAGAGAGCAGTACCAAACGTGCAGCCTGGGAGAGGCTCCGAGCTGGGCGTGGAGCGGAGCCGGAGGAGTTTGATAGGAGTAATCGGTTCCCACCGCCGGCTTTCACCCGCCCCACCCGGAAGCTGGATGATGACAAGCCTCCTGATACCTGCTTGGAGCCCAGAGAACTTGTTGTCAGCGATGAGCTGTGTGACGTCTGTGAGGTCTGGACAGCTGAGAGCCTCTTCCCATGCAGGATCTGTACCAGGGTTTTCCACGAGGGCTGTCTGCGCCGCATGGGCTACATCCAAGGAGATAGCGTGGCAGAGGTGACTGAGACAGCCCACGCAGAACCTGGCCGGAGCTGCC ACTGTGATAATCTCAACTTGCTGCTAACTGAGGAGGAAATGTACAGCCTCACAGAGACCTTTCAGCAGTGTCAAGTCATTCCTGATTGCTCCCTGACACTGGAGGACTTCCTGCGCTACCGCCACCAAGCAGCAAAGCGGGGGGACAGTAACAGGGCTCTAAGCGAGGAGCAAGAGGAACAGGCAGCCCGCCAGTTTGCAGCCCTGCACCCTGAACATCGAGGACACATAGAGTGGTCTGACTTCTTGTCCCATGAGTCCCTCCTACTTCTGCAGCAATTGCGTCCCCAGAACTCTCTGTTAAGGCTTCTGACAGTCAAGGAACGGGAACGAGCCCGGGCCACCTTCCTCGCC GCCCGGGGCAATTGGAGTACTATCAGTGAGGCAGAGTGCCATGCAGCCCAGCACTCTTGGTTCTGCAAACGCCTTGCAGAGGCTCCTTCCTGCAGTGTCAGCATCAGCCATGCGGGTCCCATAGCAGACAGCAGCCCagctagcagcagcagcagcaagagtCAGGACAAGGCTCTGCTGCCCACAGAGCAGGAATCCAGATTTGTGGACTGGCCTACATTCTTGCGGGAGAATGTTGTCTACATCTTGGCTGCTCGCCCCAACAGTGCAGCAATTCATCTGAAACCCCCAGGATAG